In Bacillus sp. DX3.1, the following proteins share a genomic window:
- the trpA gene encoding tryptophan synthase subunit alpha, giving the protein MGVERITAAFQNGKKAFIPYVMGGDGGLQRLQQQIRFLDEAGASIVEIGIPFSDPVADGPTIQRAGKRALDNGTTLKGIFEALAEVRQEVQIPFVLMTYLNPILAFGKERFIGSCLEAGVDGIIVPDLPYEEQDIIAPLLRDANIALIPLVTITSPIERIEKITSESQGFVYAVTVAGVTGVRRDFNQELHSYLEKVKAHVQLPVVAGFGISTTEQIKEMIGVCDGVVVGSKVIELLEKEKQDEICELIAAVK; this is encoded by the coding sequence ATGGGAGTAGAAAGAATTACAGCAGCGTTTCAAAATGGAAAAAAAGCATTTATTCCGTATGTAATGGGAGGAGACGGTGGTTTACAAAGGTTACAACAACAAATTCGTTTCTTAGATGAAGCAGGGGCAAGTATTGTTGAAATTGGGATTCCCTTTTCTGATCCAGTCGCAGATGGACCGACAATTCAAAGAGCAGGGAAGCGAGCATTAGACAACGGAACAACGCTTAAAGGAATCTTTGAGGCATTAGCAGAAGTAAGGCAGGAAGTACAAATTCCATTTGTACTCATGACATATTTGAATCCTATTTTAGCATTTGGAAAAGAGCGTTTTATAGGAAGTTGCCTTGAAGCAGGTGTTGATGGGATTATCGTTCCTGATCTGCCATATGAAGAACAAGATATTATCGCACCGCTGCTTCGTGATGCAAATATTGCTTTGATTCCCCTTGTTACAATAACGAGCCCGATTGAACGGATTGAAAAGATTACGAGTGAGTCGCAAGGGTTTGTATATGCGGTAACAGTTGCGGGTGTCACTGGTGTTAGACGTGATTTCAATCAGGAATTGCATAGCTACTTAGAAAAGGTAAAAGCGCATGTGCAGCTTCCGGTTGTTGCAGGATTCGGTATATCAACAACTGAGCAAATAAAGGAAATGATTGGTGTATGTGATGGAGTTGTTGTCGGAAGTAAAGTAATTGAGCTGTTAGAAAAAGAAAAACAAGATGAAATTTGTGAGCTAATTGCTGCGGTAAAATAA
- a CDS encoding phosphoribosylanthranilate isomerase, with translation MKVKICGITDVKTAKIACEYGADAIGFVFAKSKREIAPERAKQIIEELPVHVMKVGVFVNESVEVIQKIAKDCGLTHVQLHGNEPNHHIKRLNITSIKAIGVNSSGDIERAQDYEADYVLFDSPKEAFHGGNGKTFSWQLLEHMPNVIQKKCILAGGLHLENITKAIEMVKPYMVDVSSGVETDGKKDIEKIRQFIIKAKEC, from the coding sequence ATGAAAGTAAAGATTTGCGGTATCACCGATGTAAAAACAGCAAAAATAGCCTGCGAATATGGGGCGGATGCAATCGGATTTGTTTTTGCAAAAAGTAAACGGGAAATTGCACCCGAGCGGGCAAAACAAATAATCGAGGAGCTTCCAGTGCATGTAATGAAAGTTGGCGTTTTCGTAAATGAATCGGTCGAAGTGATCCAGAAAATCGCAAAGGATTGTGGCTTAACGCATGTACAGCTACATGGGAATGAACCAAATCATCATATTAAAAGATTGAATATTACGTCTATAAAAGCGATTGGAGTAAATTCGAGCGGCGATATAGAAAGAGCACAAGACTATGAAGCTGATTATGTGTTATTTGACAGTCCAAAAGAAGCGTTTCATGGAGGGAATGGAAAAACATTTTCATGGCAGTTACTAGAGCATATGCCAAATGTAATACAGAAAAAATGTATATTAGCTGGTGGATTACATCTTGAAAATATTACAAAAGCGATTGAAATGGTTAAGCCGTATATGGTTGACGTTAGCAGTGGTGTCGAAACCGATGGCAAGAAAGATATCGAGAAAATTAGACAATTTATTATAAAAGCGAAGGAGTGTTAA
- the trpB gene encoding tryptophan synthase subunit beta codes for MKYAYPDEKGHYGIYGGRYVPETLMQSVLELEEAYKEAMQDEAFHQELQHYLQTYVGRETPLYFAENLTKYCGGAKIYLKREDLNHTGAHKINNTIGQGLLAVRMGKKKIVAETGAGQHGVATATVCALLGLECVIFMGEEDVKRQKLNVFRMELLGAKVESVAAGSGTLKDAVNEALRYWVAHVHDTHYIMGSVLGPHPFPQMVRDFQSVIGKETKKQYEALEGKLPEAVVACIGGGSNAMGMFYPFVQDEAVALHGVEAAGKGVQTEKHAATLTKGSVGVLHGSMMYLLQNEEGQIQEAHSISAGLDYPGVGPEHSLLKDIGRVSYHSITDEEALHAFQLLTKKEGIIPALESSHAVAYALKLAPTMKQDEGLVICLSGRGDKDVESIKRYMEEV; via the coding sequence ATGAAATATGCGTATCCAGATGAAAAAGGTCATTACGGTATATACGGAGGACGGTATGTTCCAGAAACGTTAATGCAGTCCGTTTTAGAATTAGAAGAAGCATATAAAGAAGCAATGCAAGATGAGGCGTTTCATCAAGAATTACAACATTATTTACAAACGTATGTTGGAAGAGAAACACCACTTTATTTTGCAGAGAATCTTACGAAGTATTGTGGTGGTGCCAAAATCTATTTAAAGCGGGAAGATTTAAATCATACAGGAGCTCATAAAATCAATAATACAATTGGGCAAGGGCTTCTGGCGGTGCGAATGGGTAAGAAAAAAATTGTGGCAGAAACAGGGGCTGGTCAGCACGGGGTTGCAACAGCGACGGTATGTGCTTTACTCGGTTTAGAGTGCGTCATTTTCATGGGAGAAGAGGATGTGAAACGCCAAAAGTTAAACGTCTTTCGTATGGAGCTATTAGGGGCGAAAGTTGAAAGCGTCGCAGCAGGTAGTGGGACATTAAAAGATGCAGTAAACGAGGCGCTTCGTTACTGGGTTGCACATGTGCATGATACGCATTATATTATGGGATCTGTTCTTGGACCACATCCATTTCCGCAAATGGTGCGCGATTTCCAAAGTGTCATTGGTAAGGAAACGAAGAAGCAATATGAGGCGTTAGAAGGGAAATTACCGGAAGCTGTTGTAGCTTGCATCGGCGGCGGTAGCAATGCGATGGGAATGTTTTATCCATTTGTACAGGATGAAGCAGTTGCTCTTCACGGCGTGGAAGCAGCAGGTAAAGGGGTTCAGACAGAGAAGCATGCAGCAACATTAACGAAAGGAAGCGTTGGAGTTCTGCACGGTTCAATGATGTATCTCTTACAAAATGAAGAAGGGCAAATTCAAGAAGCACATTCCATTTCGGCAGGGCTCGATTACCCGGGAGTTGGACCAGAGCATAGCTTATTAAAAGATATTGGCCGTGTATCCTATCATTCTATAACAGATGAAGAGGCACTACATGCTTTTCAATTGCTAACGAAAAAAGAAGGAATTATACCAGCATTAGAAAGCTCACATGCTGTTGCATATGCATTAAAACTAGCTCCTACAATGAAGCAAGATGAAGGACTTGTCATTTGTTTATCGGGCCGTGGTGATAAAGATGTTGAAAGCATAAAACGCTATATGGAAGAGGTGTAA
- a CDS encoding YukJ family protein, which yields MPLKNYGVLKGIALQSMIGKGKTPHYQVHLQGEAEVEYRIAINVKSQSYPSEVLYFASENIQSEAITILPTLPFGFTEVKNNEPRVALDYVRGNVFDSKQMIPLPPEKSGANNDLNEKMEHYIKRAIQEKAIIYAFGERWGPENNTPDSYFHFKPGNGIHDIHMNQGNVEKWEKDNGIWQDGGILIHFEKEQQWVGIFLAFQSQSWCTDEQGHARIPVEHCNYKTGDK from the coding sequence ATGCCCTTAAAAAACTATGGAGTCTTAAAAGGTATAGCACTACAATCTATGATAGGAAAAGGGAAAACACCTCATTATCAAGTTCATTTGCAAGGGGAAGCAGAAGTAGAATACCGTATTGCAATTAATGTAAAATCGCAAAGTTATCCATCAGAAGTATTATATTTTGCAAGTGAAAATATTCAATCGGAAGCCATTACGATTTTACCGACATTACCATTTGGTTTTACGGAAGTGAAAAATAATGAACCAAGGGTTGCGTTAGATTATGTGAGGGGGAATGTATTTGATTCGAAACAGATGATCCCTTTGCCACCTGAAAAATCAGGAGCTAACAATGATTTAAATGAAAAAATGGAACATTATATAAAAAGAGCAATACAGGAGAAGGCAATTATTTACGCGTTTGGAGAACGATGGGGTCCGGAAAATAATACTCCAGATTCATACTTTCATTTCAAACCTGGTAATGGTATACACGATATTCATATGAATCAAGGGAATGTGGAAAAGTGGGAAAAGGACAATGGAATATGGCAGGACGGCGGAATACTCATTCACTTTGAGAAAGAGCAGCAATGGGTTGGAATCTTTCTTGCATTTCAGTCGCAGTCTTGGTGTACAGATGAACAGGGGCACGCGCGTATTCCTGTTGAACATTGTAATTATAAGACAGGGGATAAATAA
- a CDS encoding L-lactate permease — protein MAVLLALIPIMMIFICLFVFRQTSLKASLISYAVCCGIVLLTPMFRLQMGEIVHATIKGGLICFIVGYVLFFGIFLFHLMNKMGYINQVARFIEHVTHDRLLQMLLMCFGICPLIESVSGFGIGFMVAAPIFLSLGYKPFQAVLLSFIGLLASSWGAMATGTIIGSQLIGMSLTKMGVGTALLSIPFFAYFIILSLYVIGGWSAVMQKWREAAGFFLLFSLSIYLSNAYVSVELAGILSSIVTITFGFIIIKMKEKQGKELYSEHAATAQQEVSIVKIVSPYLFLTVCILLSRMIPSFHSMLQSYAVLNLPAYSYKLELLYSPGFWLGVTCLFTIIFFRFPSTIIKQSFSQTVKQWIPFAITTTMFIAISELMGAAGMHSLLAEAAGNTFGIMFVFIAPFIGAIGGFLTGSNAGSNAMFIKLQMQTAQNVGLPWQFVATLQNTSSSVATIACPSRITLGAYLCNIPFRENELLKKTTLIIFGAVLIVVGEVIVWYVLQ, from the coding sequence ATGGCAGTATTGTTAGCTCTTATTCCGATTATGATGATTTTTATTTGCTTATTTGTATTTAGGCAAACATCACTGAAAGCATCGTTAATTTCTTATGCTGTGTGTTGTGGAATCGTTTTACTAACACCGATGTTTCGCCTGCAAATGGGAGAGATTGTCCATGCAACAATTAAAGGTGGCCTTATTTGTTTTATTGTCGGATATGTTTTGTTTTTTGGTATTTTTTTATTTCACCTTATGAATAAAATGGGGTATATCAATCAAGTTGCACGCTTTATAGAACACGTTACACATGATCGTTTGCTGCAAATGCTGCTTATGTGTTTTGGAATTTGTCCTCTTATTGAATCGGTCAGCGGATTTGGAATCGGCTTTATGGTTGCCGCTCCTATTTTTCTTTCGCTCGGTTATAAACCGTTTCAAGCAGTCTTACTATCGTTTATCGGTTTATTGGCTAGTTCATGGGGAGCGATGGCAACCGGAACGATTATTGGGTCACAGCTTATCGGTATGTCGCTCACAAAAATGGGGGTAGGGACAGCCCTATTAAGCATACCTTTCTTCGCTTATTTTATAATCCTATCTTTATATGTAATTGGCGGTTGGTCAGCGGTGATGCAAAAGTGGAGAGAAGCGGCTGGATTTTTTCTATTATTCTCTTTATCCATCTATCTGTCTAATGCATATGTTAGCGTTGAATTAGCTGGGATTTTAAGCTCGATTGTAACAATCACGTTCGGTTTTATTATTATTAAAATGAAAGAAAAGCAAGGGAAGGAACTATACTCGGAACATGCAGCTACAGCGCAGCAGGAAGTGTCCATTGTGAAAATTGTAAGTCCGTACTTATTTTTAACAGTGTGTATACTACTATCTCGTATGATTCCATCGTTTCATAGTATGCTGCAATCATACGCTGTTCTTAACTTGCCAGCCTACTCTTACAAGCTAGAATTATTGTATTCACCAGGATTTTGGCTTGGGGTTACTTGTTTATTTACCATTATTTTCTTCCGTTTTCCTTCTACTATAATAAAACAATCTTTTTCTCAAACAGTGAAACAATGGATCCCATTTGCGATTACTACGACAATGTTCATTGCTATTTCGGAATTAATGGGTGCAGCAGGCATGCATTCATTGTTAGCGGAAGCAGCTGGGAATACATTTGGAATAATGTTTGTTTTTATTGCTCCGTTCATCGGTGCAATTGGGGGATTTTTAACGGGAAGTAACGCCGGATCGAACGCCATGTTTATTAAACTACAAATGCAAACAGCGCAGAATGTAGGACTTCCGTGGCAATTTGTCGCAACGCTGCAAAATACAAGTTCTTCTGTAGCGACAATTGCTTGCCCGTCACGGATTACACTTGGCGCTTATTTATGTAATATTCCGTTTCGAGAAAATGAATTACTGAAGAAGACCACGCTTATTATTTTTGGGGCTGTGTTGATTGTAGTGGGAGAAGTGATTGTGTGGTATGTATTACAATAA
- a CDS encoding DUF4240 domain-containing protein — protein sequence MNKEHFWQFIAQMNKQEESTEWLVDHLSTCSANEITDYEIHFQTALKESYTSSLWAAAYIIFGGCSDDLFDYFRGWLIAQGQEVFESVLQNHENLANLIPSYYEEEEIIPECEEMLNVALEAFSLKETGDIEWDDDIWNKFDSLLDEKGHDSSMPDIEFDWEQDDEEGLAKRFPKLWERFGENPLG from the coding sequence ATGAACAAAGAACACTTTTGGCAATTTATTGCCCAAATGAATAAGCAGGAAGAATCAACTGAATGGTTAGTTGATCATTTATCCACATGCTCAGCAAATGAAATTACAGATTATGAAATTCATTTCCAAACTGCTCTTAAAGAATCTTATACATCTTCTCTATGGGCAGCTGCTTATATTATTTTTGGCGGATGTTCTGATGATTTATTTGATTATTTTAGAGGCTGGCTCATTGCCCAAGGACAAGAAGTGTTTGAATCTGTCCTGCAAAACCATGAAAATCTAGCAAACTTAATTCCTTCTTATTATGAAGAGGAAGAAATTATTCCTGAATGCGAAGAAATGTTAAATGTAGCCCTTGAAGCTTTTTCTTTAAAAGAAACGGGGGATATAGAATGGGACGACGATATTTGGAATAAATTTGATTCCTTATTAGATGAAAAGGGACATGATTCATCTATGCCTGACATTGAGTTCGATTGGGAACAAGATGATGAAGAAGGATTAGCAAAACGTTTCCCAAAACTTTGGGAACGTTTTGGTGAAAATCCATTAGGTTAA